From the Thomasclavelia ramosa DSM 1402 genome, the window TCAAACAATTAAAAGCTAACATGAATGGGGCTGAGCCTAACGATGCCCATATTGCATTAGCTGAATATGATATTCCTATTATTACAATGAATATCGATGGTCTACATAAACAGGCTGGGAGTGATGCCTTAGAATTGCATGGCGGATTGCCGGAAGAAGATGAATTGAGTATAGCCTGGTCATTATTTAATAAACCAGTATTATATGGTGATCCGGCACCTAATTATCAAAAGGCCTATGAGATGGTAGGGGCATTAAAAAAGAATGATATATTTATTGTTATTGGCTGTTCGTATCATACGGCGATAGCTTGTGATTTAAGAGAAGTGGCGAAATCAAGAGGGGCTAAGATTATTGAAATTCAAGAAGATGCTGCTCATAATGTTAGAAAAGTGTTAAAAGGACTATTAAAATAATTATATTAATTGACATTTTGATTATTTATCGGTATTATAAGTTCATATAATAAATACGATGAATTGAAAGAGTAAACTAGGCGTTTAGGCAAAGAGAGTATCGGGTTGGTGTGACGATATCCAAATAAATAGTTGAATACATCAAGGAGTAGAATGTTGAAGTAAGTAGGCATCTCCGGTGACACCCGTTAATGTGTAAGAGTATGAACTATAGTTGTATAGCGTACTTGATGAGGCTGATAGAGTGATCTATTAGTGAATAAAGGTGGTACCACGAAGATATCTCGTCCTTTGATTAGGATGAGTTTTTTATTTATAGGAGGAAATTAAAATGATTATTGTCTTGAAACCACATACTAGTGATGAAAGTATTAAAAAAATTGAAGATGTGATTAGAGCTAGGGGGGCTGAACCACATGTTTCTAAAGGAGAAATCCAAACAATTATTGGAATGGTTGGAGATACAACTCAAATTGATCCTAAAGCAATCGAAGTAGAACCATGTGTTGAGAAGGTCATGAAAGTATCTGAGCCATATAAACTTGCTAACCGGGCTTTTCATCCTGATGATACGATCGTTGATGTTGCTGGTGTTAAAGTTGGGGGTGACAACCTTGCTTTGATTGCTGGTCCATGTTCTGTTGAAAGTGAAGAACAAGTAATCGAGATTGCTAAAGCTGCCAAAGCTGCCGGTGCTAATATTTTAAGAGGAGGCGCTTTCAAACCAAGAACTTCACCGTATGCATTCCAGGGAATGGGGTCTTCTGGTCTGGATATTCTTGTTGCAGCTAAAGAAGCAACTGGATTGCCAATCTGTTCGGAACTGATGGATGCCCAGTATTTAGAAGAATTCAATGAGAAAGTAGATCTAATTCAGATCGGGGCAAGAAATATGCAAAACTTCGACCTGTTAAAGAAAGTGGGGGCAGGAACAAAGAAACCAATCTTATTAAAGAGAGGATTAAGTGCGACATTTGAAGAATGGATCATGTCAGCGGAATATATCATGGCAAACGGGAATCCGAATGTAATTTTATGTGAACGAGGGGTAAGAACATTTGAGACATATACAAGAAACACGTTGGATTTACAGGCTATACCGGTAGTAAAGAAATTAACACATTTACCAATCATAATTGATCCAAGCCATGCAGGAGGGAAATGGTGGTTAGTGGAACCAATGGCAAAAGCAGCAGTAGCAGCAGGAGCAGATGGGTTAATGATCGAAGTGCACAACAATCCGGAGAAGGCACTGTGTGATGGACCACAGTCATTAAGACCGGAAAGATATGAAGAATTATTAAAACAAATTTCTAAAATAGCTGAAGTTGTTGGAAAGAAAATGTAAATTATTTTAAATAATGGATATTTTTCCTTATTTTTCTTGCAATTACCAAGAATTATATATATAATAGGAACGTAATTTAGAGTTAAAGGGGGGAATAGTTCGATGGCAAAAACTGTAGTAAGAGAAAATGAATCTTTAGATGACGCTTTACGTCGTTTTAAAAGACAAGTTTCTAGAACAGGAACCCTTGCAGAAGCTCGTAAGAGAGAGTTCTACGTAAAACCAGGTTTAAAAAGAAAATTAAAATCTGAAGCAGCAAGAAAGAACAACAAAGGTAAAAGATAAAAAATGGGGCTAATGCCCTTTTTTATTTTAATTCATGAAAGTTATTAAATTATAAAAAAGTTAATATTGTGTCTTTTACTAAGAAAAGATAAAAACAGACTTTAAATAAATCTGTCTTTAAGAATCAATCAGTATCATAGTATGTATAAATTACTTTTTTATTAGAAAGGTTAATCATATTAAAAAATAAACAAGCCATCATCTTGTTTATTTTTTTTCACAATGAAAATGTCCGAAATACCAATGCTTATGGCTTACTTGATTTTCAATCAACTGTAAAAATTCTGTCAAATCAAGCTCACCGCGTATAGGGAGCAGGTTCATATAATAGACAGTGCTTTTAGGACACGTATGAGTTAAAATATAATCGATTTTAAAATT encodes:
- the rpsU gene encoding 30S ribosomal protein S21 — protein: MAKTVVRENESLDDALRRFKRQVSRTGTLAEARKREFYVKPGLKRKLKSEAARKNNKGKR
- a CDS encoding Sir2 family NAD-dependent protein deacetylase, producing the protein MMKIVAFTGAGISKQSNIPTFMERPDVREKLFRNYANNHHEEYNEVIKQLKANMNGAEPNDAHIALAEYDIPIITMNIDGLHKQAGSDALELHGGLPEEDELSIAWSLFNKPVLYGDPAPNYQKAYEMVGALKKNDIFIVIGCSYHTAIACDLREVAKSRGAKIIEIQEDAAHNVRKVLKGLLK
- the aroF gene encoding 3-deoxy-7-phosphoheptulonate synthase, which codes for MIIVLKPHTSDESIKKIEDVIRARGAEPHVSKGEIQTIIGMVGDTTQIDPKAIEVEPCVEKVMKVSEPYKLANRAFHPDDTIVDVAGVKVGGDNLALIAGPCSVESEEQVIEIAKAAKAAGANILRGGAFKPRTSPYAFQGMGSSGLDILVAAKEATGLPICSELMDAQYLEEFNEKVDLIQIGARNMQNFDLLKKVGAGTKKPILLKRGLSATFEEWIMSAEYIMANGNPNVILCERGVRTFETYTRNTLDLQAIPVVKKLTHLPIIIDPSHAGGKWWLVEPMAKAAVAAGADGLMIEVHNNPEKALCDGPQSLRPERYEELLKQISKIAEVVGKKM